Part of the Janibacter endophyticus genome is shown below.
GCCGCCATGATGTCGGCGAACGCGGCCTGGGCCTTGGCCTCCCCCTCCGGGTCGGTGGCGTCGACGACGATGATCGGGTGGGTGTTGCCGTCGCCGGCGTGGGCGACGACGGGGATCGCCACGCCGCGTGACTGCGCGATCGCCTCGATCCGGGCGAGCAGGTCGGGCAGGAGAGGCACGGCCGCGCCGACGTCCTCGAGGAGCACCCGGCCACGCTGCTCGAGCGCCGGCAGCGCCAGCCGCCGGGCCTGCATGAACATCTCGCCCTCCGCCGGGTCGTCGGTGGAGAAGACCTCGGTGGCCCCGGACTCCTCGCAGGCCCGGAGCATCGTCGCGATCTCGGCATCCCGTGTCGTCCCGACGGCGTCCGAGCGACACAGCAGCAGCGCTCCCGCGGAGCGGTCGAGCCCCATCGGCGCGTAGTCCTCGACGGCGTTGATCGAGGCATGGTCGAGCAGCTCGACCATCGACGCGGCGACCTGGGAGCCGATCGCGACGACGGCGTCCGCGGCTGCCCGCACCGTCGGGAAGGTCGCGACGAGCGTCGCCGCGGGGTGCGGTGCCGGGACGAGCCGCAGGGTCGCCGCCGTGATCACCCCGAGCGTGCCCTCGCTCCCGACGAAGAGCGGCATGAGCGCGAGCCCCGCGACGTCCTTGACGTGGGTGCCGCCGAGGGTGAGGAGGGTGCCGTCGGCGAGGACGACCTCGAGCCCGAGGACGTAGTCGGCGGTGACGCCGTACTTGACGCAGCACAGGCCGCCGGCGTTGGTCGCGATGTTGCCTCCGATCGAGCAGGTCTCGTACGAGCTGGGGTCCGGCGGGTACCAGAGCCCGTGCGCGGCGGCAGCGGCCTTGACCTCGGCGTTGAGCGCACCCGCCTCGACGCGCACGGTGCGGGTGGCGGGGTCGACGGTGCTGGTGCGCATCCGCTCGGTGGACAGGGTGATCGCCTCGCGCTGCCCCGACGCTCCCCCGGAGAGCCCGGTCCCGGCTCCTCGCGGCACGACGGCCACCCCGTGGGCGCTCGCCCA
Proteins encoded:
- a CDS encoding FAD-binding oxidoreductase; this encodes MAAPQPEALAELASLLPDGVLTRTPEALEKYRYDGSRDLAAEPPVACVRAESTDHVVATLRWASAHGVAVVPRGAGTGLSGGASGQREAITLSTERMRTSTVDPATRTVRVEAGALNAEVKAAAAAHGLWYPPDPSSYETCSIGGNIATNAGGLCCVKYGVTADYVLGLEVVLADGTLLTLGGTHVKDVAGLALMPLFVGSEGTLGVITAATLRLVPAPHPAATLVATFPTVRAAADAVVAIGSQVAASMVELLDHASINAVEDYAPMGLDRSAGALLLCRSDAVGTTRDAEIATMLRACEESGATEVFSTDDPAEGEMFMQARRLALPALEQRGRVLLEDVGAAVPLLPDLLARIEAIAQSRGVAIPVVAHAGDGNTHPIIVVDATDPEGEAKAQAAFADIMAAAVEIGGTITGEHGVGRLKRAALPAQLGPEVMAVTRRVKDALDPFGILNPGVLL